A region of the bacterium genome:
TAAGTTGTTATTGATGACATCATAAAAGAACGGATAAAAATAAAGACCGAGAGGGGGATCATCACTCTGCGCATTACTGCAATGGCATCCTTCCATGGCAGCCTGTCAGAACTTTGTGTGTGTTCAAGCGTAAGTTTGTTAAACTTTAAATACAGAAACAGGGACATCCCTATTCCGCCGATCATCAGCCAGTAAATATTCCCGAAACCTGCAGCATGAACAGCAGTAACCACAATAACAGGGCCGAGTGCACGCCCCAATTCCCCGCCTACCATCCAGAAACTCATGCCTTTGCCAAGATTACTGCCTGACAATTTTCCTGTGATAACAGGGCCTATCGCATGCATGGCAGCGGAGTTGAATCCTACAAGGATGAGTACAAGAGCAAGCCACCCGAAATTCCCCATAAGCCCTGTAATACTCATTAACGCTGCAGTAATTGCAGGAGCAAAAAATACAATCTTATACAGATTCTTCTTATCTGCCAAATGGCCGATAACAGGCTGAATTAAAGAAGGAGCCTGGGTGAAAACAGAAAGCAGCCCTGCCTCTGCTCTTGTAAGAGAAAGGTTTTCAATAAAAAGCGGTAAAAGTGCCGGAAGAAATCCGGTAAAAGTATCATGCGTCGCATGGCCGGCAGAAAAAGCAGCAACTCCGCTGGTCTTAAATGGCCTTATATCTTTGCTGTTTTGATTATCCGGTATTTTATTATTATTCATTTTTTAATCCTATTCTTTCTTCCTGTAATGTAAAAACTTCTCTTCACTTCGCTCGCATTTCCGGCCCTATCAGTAATTTTTATACGTAATTTGTGCCAGCCATGTTTTAAATATCTGCGGATAACTGCTTTTGCTCTGTTGTTTTCAGGATCATACTCAGCAATACATCTTCTTTCGTCAATATAAATTTTATAACTGTTTTCTCCTTTTATTCCGGAAAGATCCTCAACAAATTTTACATAAACAGCAGGTATCGGCCTCCTGATGATACTCCTGTCCGCAGGTACAATTTTAATAATTTTCGGAGCAATAGTATCCCTTAATACTGCAAAAGTACCTAGGTTTGATACATATCCTGATAAACTGCCTTTCTTAAATCTTCGGCTTATAAATATTTTCTCCCGGCCGTCCAGCCTGTAAATAGCAGATTTACGATCTTCCGAATACATCCAGGGCACTGAAAACCGGATTAAAGCCCGCTTTGCAAGAGGCTCATCATAAGGATTAATTCTGTACTTTTTCCCTATAAAAAAGCCGTAAGGAGCTTGATCAGCTGGTTCTACAGAAGCTGCACATAACGTATAAAAACTTCCCGGAGAAAATGAAACACTGCATACACCGTCCTCCGAAACAACACTGCCTCCTTTATCCCTTGATACAAAAAACAGGCCAAGAGAATCAGAAACTGTATGAACCTTATCATTAAATACAGCAGAAGCAGTGCAGTACAGATAAGAGTCTTTTATATCGTCAAGAGGGATAATGCCGAAATATTCCGACGGGCTTTTTTTTATAAGGCGCACATAACGGAAATCCCAGGTATTTACCATGACCGTAAGAATAGGAACATTTTCAAAAACATCGGAGGAAATCAACCTGAATCTTAAATTTGCATTAAAAATACAATGGCTTAATGTCATATTAATTTCAGGGTTAGTGTTTCCCGTTTTTGACGAATCTGCTGCGAGAGAATAGTCTGCAGTTTTATTATTATTTTGAACTATAATCTTCCCTGAAACTTCCGAAAAATTTCCTGAAAAATCTTCTGCTCTGATTTTAAAAAAATGTTTCCCGCTTTTTAAAATAATACTGTAAAAATTATAATCTGATTTCTGTCCATCACCGCATAAAATTATTCCCGCACCCGGGTTAGATATCTTATAAAACGGAAGCTTCTTGCCGTAACTAACGTAAAGGTTGTTATAAAGACCGTAATGATTTTTCCTAAGGTAAAAATTTCTGTCTAAATCAATAAAACGGGTCATCTGGAACGGTATTGTGTCATATTTGGCTGAAAAAACATTCTTCCCGTCAACACTAAGCTTATATGAAAAGACAGAATACTTATTCTGCGATATCTCTGAATAATCAAATGCTTTTATTGAAAATCCTATAGCGCCCCTTGCAATAATAGGTTCTGAAATAGTGTATAAAGATTTTCCGGCCTTTTCTGCTTTATATATTTTAGGCAGAATATCGCCGTAAATCCGCGCACTTGAACATAGAGGTATCACAGCAACGCTTGATATTTGAGGAGGCTCCAAATCACTTATATAAGAATTGAGGGAAAAAAGAGGATTCACAGGCAGGTTCAATGAATCTCTCAGCTCAAAATGGAGGTGGGGATAACCTATGCCTGTGCTGCCTGTATAACCAATAACATCTTTCTTTGATACACGAATAAGGTTTCTATGAAAATTCACAAATATGGAATAACGTTTTTGTCTCTCCTGCTTTTCCTCTACAAAAGGTAATATTCTGTCACAAAAACGGGAAAGATGTGCAAAAACAGCAGTCATGCCATTATCAAGCTTAAGATATAAAACCTTTCCGTAACCATGGGGTGAGATTGCAATCCTGGCAATATATCCGCTGCTGACAGCATAAACTGGATAACCCTCCCTACCCCACGTTTTTATATCAATACCTGAATGAAAATGGCCAGGCCTGTACTCGCCGAAAGTTGAAGTTAAAATATGGCTTGCATTGGTAGGCCACATAAGGACTGTCTGGGGGAAAAGCGTACTAAAGTGAATGAAAATTATTATAAAAACTATAAACCGTTTCATGAATATGTTCATATTTTTAAAATTACTGCCAAATTGAGATAAAGAATATAAAAAAGATTCTCCATATTTCCAAGAAATCTCAAGCTCTCAATCAGAAGAATTTAAATAATGTTAAAATATTTACTGCACTGGAATAATTTCCGATTTAACAGATATGTAAACTGCAATACTGATTATTATCAGGCCGCCAAATATAACTCGCAGATGCGGTACCTCATGCAGAATCAAAAAAGCTCCTGCGATTCCATATACCGGTTCAAGGCTTGTAATAATGCTTGCCTTTTGTGCACTGACTTTTTTTAAGCTGTAG
Encoded here:
- a CDS encoding MFS transporter, coding for MNNNKIPDNQNSKDIRPFKTSGVAAFSAGHATHDTFTGFLPALLPLFIENLSLTRAEAGLLSVFTQAPSLIQPVIGHLADKKNLYKIVFFAPAITAALMSITGLMGNFGWLALVLILVGFNSAAMHAIGPVITGKLSGSNLGKGMSFWMVGGELGRALGPVIVVTAVHAAGFGNIYWLMIGGIGMSLFLYLKFNKLTLEHTQSSDRLPWKDAIAVMRRVMIPLSVFIFIRSFMMSSITTYLPTYLIDRGGGLFFAGASLSLLEAAGMVGALSGGSLSDRFSRRSVLIVSTLSASVLMFLFTISKGFILFPLLILLGFSAFSITPVIMALVQESFPSNRALANGVYMASSFVLKSIVVVIVGILGDKYSLHTAYLVSSAAMLLGLGVIFFIPQK
- a CDS encoding M23 family metallopeptidase, translating into MKRFIVFIIIFIHFSTLFPQTVLMWPTNASHILTSTFGEYRPGHFHSGIDIKTWGREGYPVYAVSSGYIARIAISPHGYGKVLYLKLDNGMTAVFAHLSRFCDRILPFVEEKQERQKRYSIFVNFHRNLIRVSKKDVIGYTGSTGIGYPHLHFELRDSLNLPVNPLFSLNSYISDLEPPQISSVAVIPLCSSARIYGDILPKIYKAEKAGKSLYTISEPIIARGAIGFSIKAFDYSEISQNKYSVFSYKLSVDGKNVFSAKYDTIPFQMTRFIDLDRNFYLRKNHYGLYNNLYVSYGKKLPFYKISNPGAGIILCGDGQKSDYNFYSIILKSGKHFFKIRAEDFSGNFSEVSGKIIVQNNNKTADYSLAADSSKTGNTNPEINMTLSHCIFNANLRFRLISSDVFENVPILTVMVNTWDFRYVRLIKKSPSEYFGIIPLDDIKDSYLYCTASAVFNDKVHTVSDSLGLFFVSRDKGGSVVSEDGVCSVSFSPGSFYTLCAASVEPADQAPYGFFIGKKYRINPYDEPLAKRALIRFSVPWMYSEDRKSAIYRLDGREKIFISRRFKKGSLSGYVSNLGTFAVLRDTIAPKIIKIVPADRSIIRRPIPAVYVKFVEDLSGIKGENSYKIYIDERRCIAEYDPENNRAKAVIRRYLKHGWHKLRIKITDRAGNASEVKRSFYITGRKNRIKK